One Brachyspira pilosicoli P43/6/78 genomic window carries:
- a CDS encoding MalY/PatB family protein: protein MTIEEFNSKYLVNREGTNSQKWETKKDRRFLVDGLIPMWVADMEFRAPDEVIEALNKRVSHGVFGYTVLWDSYFEAFFNWQKSRYNIDLKEEWINFSTGLVTALYWLVNAFTNKGDSVVILTPVYYPFHNAVKDNERNLIKCELKNDNGVFSIDFEKLESDIVKNNVKLMIFCNPHNPAGRVWTDEEIDKAFDICKRHNVYIISDEIHQDMNLGVRPFISALSIKNKDKYLDRLIVLSSASKTFNLACLLNSHIIIPDEKMREIYNKYANTVNRTELSLLGMVATEAAYRYGSDWLDGLLKTLKRNYEYIRDELKTKVPEIITSPLEGTYLPFIDLRKVVSPDRVKEFIQDDCKIAIDFGEWFSDSCKGFIRVNIATDFKYIEEFVNKVTSQLKNKNYK, encoded by the coding sequence ATGACCATAGAAGAATTTAATAGTAAATATTTGGTAAACAGAGAAGGAACAAATTCCCAAAAGTGGGAAACAAAAAAAGACAGAAGATTTTTAGTAGATGGTTTAATACCTATGTGGGTAGCAGACATGGAATTCAGAGCTCCAGACGAAGTTATAGAAGCTTTAAATAAAAGAGTTTCTCATGGTGTTTTTGGATATACAGTTTTATGGGATAGTTATTTTGAAGCATTCTTTAATTGGCAAAAAAGCAGGTATAATATAGACTTAAAAGAAGAATGGATAAACTTTTCTACAGGATTAGTAACTGCATTATATTGGTTGGTTAATGCTTTTACAAACAAAGGAGACAGTGTTGTAATACTTACTCCTGTTTATTATCCATTTCATAATGCTGTTAAAGACAATGAAAGAAATTTAATAAAATGTGAATTAAAAAATGATAACGGAGTATTTTCAATTGATTTTGAAAAACTAGAAAGCGATATAGTAAAAAATAATGTAAAATTGATGATATTCTGTAACCCTCATAACCCTGCTGGAAGAGTTTGGACAGATGAAGAGATAGATAAAGCTTTTGATATATGTAAAAGACATAATGTATATATTATTTCTGATGAGATTCACCAAGATATGAATTTGGGTGTAAGACCATTTATTTCTGCTCTATCTATCAAAAATAAAGATAAATATTTAGACAGATTAATAGTATTATCTTCAGCTTCAAAAACATTTAACTTAGCATGTCTTCTAAACTCTCATATTATAATACCAGATGAAAAGATGAGAGAAATATATAACAAATATGCAAACACAGTTAATAGAACAGAATTAAGTTTATTAGGAATGGTTGCTACAGAAGCAGCATATAGATATGGTTCAGATTGGCTTGACGGACTTTTAAAAACATTAAAACGCAATTATGAATATATAAGAGATGAATTAAAAACAAAAGTACCTGAAATAATAACAAGTCCTTTAGAAGGAACTTATTTGCCTTTTATAGATTTAAGAAAAGTTGTTAGTCCAGATAGAGTAAAAGAGTTTATACAAGATGACTGTAAAATAGCTATAGACTTTGGAGAATGGTTCTCTGACAGTTGTAAAGGCTTTATAAGAGTTAATATTGCAACAGATTTTAAATATATAGAAGAGTTTGTAAACAAAGTAACTTCACAATTAAAAAATAAAAACTATAAATAA
- a CDS encoding helix-turn-helix transcriptional regulator, which produces MDNFDKDNSENKINPVYFDETDRAIIESYKYVVKGIANAFGRSCEALVHSLDNFENAVKFIENGHNSSRNPGAPITNLALEIIAGVHEDKKFLEPYESKFPNGDRCKSITIPIKNKDKLIGLLCININMEVSLIDFVKEFDIKDNKKKFHENYSSNIDDMISSILNKNINEIMLDMSIPNQDKNKSIIIKLYEIGFFNIKGSVEALAERLQISVHTVYSNIRKYT; this is translated from the coding sequence ATGGATAATTTTGATAAAGATAATTCAGAAAATAAAATTAATCCCGTATATTTTGATGAAACAGATAGAGCAATAATAGAATCGTACAAATATGTTGTAAAAGGTATAGCAAATGCCTTTGGAAGAAGCTGTGAAGCATTAGTACATTCTTTAGATAACTTTGAAAATGCAGTTAAATTTATAGAAAACGGACATAATTCTTCTAGAAATCCAGGAGCACCTATTACTAATTTGGCATTAGAGATTATAGCAGGTGTACATGAAGATAAGAAATTTTTAGAGCCATACGAATCTAAATTTCCAAATGGAGACAGATGCAAATCCATAACCATACCAATAAAAAATAAAGATAAACTTATAGGATTATTATGTATAAATATCAATATGGAAGTAAGTTTAATAGATTTTGTAAAAGAATTTGATATAAAAGATAATAAAAAAAAGTTTCATGAAAATTATAGCTCAAATATAGACGATATGATATCATCTATCCTTAATAAAAATATAAATGAAATCATGCTTGATATGTCAATACCAAATCAGGATAAAAACAAGAGTATAATAATAAAACTTTATGAAATAGGATTCTTCAATATAAAGGGCTCTGTAGAGGCATTAGCAGAAAGATTGCAAATATCTGTACATACTGTTTATTCTAATATTAGAAAATATACTTAA
- a CDS encoding dicarboxylate/amino acid:cation symporter: protein MNILKNYKFSFILILGMLVGSIIGVIFGEKATVLQPIADIFLNLLYCCVVPMIFVSLVYSISNMENTNKLGKVLGIMIVIFLLAETIAAIYMLIITIIFNPAEGANIAMNETINNMTSNSNILAMFTVNDFPLLWSRQNLMALIVFAMLIGIATVKVGEVGKPVVKFFGSLTSIISKVVSYVMYIAPIGLGAFFATLVGQNGAALSGPLSRALIIYFIAAVVFYFLSNTVFAYLAYGIKGVKLFWKYIIPPSLVSLGTCSSAATIPTNLIAGKNIGIPDDINDLTIPMGCNLHKSGATLITILKITFMCSMFNINILEPQNIITAILVSVLASSVMGAIPAGGYVGEIFIISAFNFPPESIPIMVLIGTITDAPATAINATNDVGAGMLLARIFKGKNWIKDN from the coding sequence ATGAATATTTTAAAAAATTATAAATTTTCGTTTATCTTGATTTTAGGAATGTTGGTAGGCTCTATTATTGGTGTAATTTTTGGAGAGAAGGCTACTGTACTTCAGCCTATTGCTGATATATTTTTGAATTTACTTTATTGCTGTGTTGTTCCTATGATATTTGTTTCGCTTGTATATTCTATATCAAATATGGAAAATACAAATAAACTTGGAAAAGTATTGGGTATAATGATAGTTATATTTTTATTAGCTGAAACTATAGCTGCTATATATATGCTTATAATAACTATAATATTTAATCCTGCTGAGGGAGCTAATATTGCTATGAATGAAACTATAAATAACATGACTAGCAATTCAAATATATTGGCAATGTTTACAGTTAATGATTTTCCTCTTTTATGGTCTAGACAAAACCTAATGGCTTTAATAGTATTTGCAATGCTAATAGGAATTGCTACTGTAAAGGTTGGAGAAGTTGGAAAACCTGTAGTAAAATTTTTTGGTTCTTTAACTTCAATAATATCAAAAGTAGTTTCATATGTTATGTATATAGCACCTATTGGTCTTGGAGCTTTCTTTGCAACATTAGTAGGACAAAATGGAGCAGCACTTTCTGGACCATTATCCAGAGCTTTAATAATATATTTTATAGCGGCTGTAGTATTTTATTTTTTATCGAATACAGTATTTGCTTATTTAGCTTATGGAATAAAAGGAGTAAAATTATTTTGGAAATATATAATACCTCCTTCTTTAGTTTCTCTAGGAACATGTTCTTCTGCTGCTACAATACCAACTAATTTAATAGCAGGAAAAAATATTGGCATACCAGATGATATTAATGATTTAACAATACCTATGGGTTGTAATCTGCATAAGTCTGGTGCTACACTAATAACTATATTAAAAATTACTTTTATGTGCAGTATGTTTAACATCAATATATTAGAACCGCAAAACATAATAACAGCTATATTGGTATCAGTTTTAGCATCGTCTGTAATGGGAGCTATACCTGCTGGAGGATATGTTGGAGAGATTTTTATAATATCTGCTTTTAATTTCCCTCCAGAGTCTATACCTATTATGGTTTTAATTGGTACAATCACAGATGCTCCTGCTACTGCAATAAATGCTACAAATGATGTTGGAGCTGGTATGTTATTGGCTAGAATTTTTAAAGGTAAAAATTGGATAAAAGATAATTAA
- a CDS encoding HEAT repeat domain-containing protein: MLKKILISTLVLAFSVATMFAQETAQTTTDTTTTQESNNTTGEKPREELDQNFVDALVNQDEELLINAIETGSPSVKALCFEALTKKGVNSDLAIKTINRYVSYGLGTSSSSNADSTVRYQALQAAKIAKSETSVDYISQMLFAEQETFNIIAAVQALGEIGSEKAVPALLFQLRLGRTQGIVYEVAVALGKIGSPMALGDLIDLSQDDQYFLAIRQAAIDAIKNIKPAADNNNNTQQNTENN, encoded by the coding sequence ATGCTCAAAAAAATATTAATTTCAACATTAGTTCTTGCATTTTCTGTAGCAACTATGTTTGCACAAGAAACTGCACAAACAACAACAGACACTACTACTACTCAAGAATCTAATAACACAACAGGTGAAAAACCTAGAGAAGAATTAGATCAAAACTTTGTAGACGCTTTGGTTAACCAAGATGAAGAGCTTTTAATTAATGCTATAGAAACTGGTTCACCATCAGTTAAAGCATTATGTTTTGAAGCTTTAACTAAAAAAGGTGTTAATAGTGATTTAGCTATCAAAACTATTAACAGATATGTTAGCTATGGTTTAGGTACTTCTTCTAGCTCTAATGCTGATTCTACTGTAAGATATCAAGCATTACAAGCAGCAAAAATTGCTAAATCAGAAACTAGCGTAGACTATATATCTCAAATGCTTTTTGCTGAACAAGAAACTTTCAATATCATCGCTGCTGTACAAGCTTTAGGTGAAATAGGAAGTGAAAAAGCTGTTCCTGCTTTACTTTTCCAATTAAGATTAGGAAGAACTCAAGGTATAGTTTATGAAGTAGCTGTTGCTTTAGGTAAAATAGGAAGCCCTATGGCTTTAGGTGATTTGATAGATCTTTCTCAAGATGATCAATATTTCTTAGCTATTAGACAAGCTGCTATAGATGCTATTAAAAATATTAAACCTGCTGCTGATAATAACAACAATACTCAACAAAATACTGAAAACAACTGA
- a CDS encoding phosphoenolpyruvate-utilizing N-terminal domain-containing protein — MVGLILVSDSNEFVRALQKYVNQVSKISAACSGGIGEGLLGTNYNDIYNVINDNYTDDGVLIFFDSKEALANCKKAIDMLDKEKQKNVRISFAPIVEGAMIAASEASLNKKINDIEEKLNNLEKKYFSENIQENLKDYIKQEYTVKLKNGFHARPIFMFMNMVSKNNCSVYITNKTKNKNIVCADSMSKISLLNIQKDDVVEVYVKGDNNQVLTEFFKDLFGGKFDFSDNEAKKVYTVNSDFEIVCEGKVSGLAKYVDLDIKIGYEEQRDIDVKAEKEKFVYAIETVRKEILKQKKKMEEKKVSNDASFIFDSHLSMLLDEAVINDVDSLLDTSKHTALYLYTNIMQNMYDCFNEFDDLYMVERKYDIQDILNQVLSVMLDKKIQLPDDKDIILISDNIYVSNIANFSNNIKGVISLNGSSISHSAILLKELNMPYIVYKDAKKFDGKNIVIDTNNKDIIYLNN; from the coding sequence GTGGTTGGTTTAATTTTAGTTTCTGATAGTAATGAATTTGTAAGAGCATTACAAAAATATGTTAATCAAGTTAGTAAAATATCTGCTGCTTGTTCTGGAGGAATAGGAGAGGGGTTATTGGGTACTAACTATAATGATATTTATAATGTTATAAATGATAATTATACTGATGATGGTGTTCTTATATTTTTTGATAGTAAAGAAGCTTTGGCAAATTGCAAAAAAGCTATAGATATGTTAGATAAAGAAAAACAAAAGAATGTAAGAATATCATTTGCTCCTATTGTAGAGGGGGCAATGATTGCTGCTTCTGAGGCTTCTTTAAATAAAAAAATAAATGATATAGAAGAGAAATTAAATAATCTTGAGAAAAAATATTTCAGTGAAAATATTCAAGAAAATTTAAAAGATTATATAAAACAAGAATATACTGTAAAATTAAAAAATGGTTTTCATGCAAGACCTATATTTATGTTTATGAATATGGTTTCAAAAAATAATTGCTCTGTGTATATTACTAATAAAACTAAAAATAAAAATATTGTTTGTGCTGATAGTATGAGTAAGATATCTTTATTAAATATACAAAAAGATGATGTTGTGGAAGTATATGTAAAAGGAGATAATAATCAAGTTTTAACAGAGTTTTTTAAAGATTTATTTGGCGGAAAGTTTGACTTTAGTGATAATGAAGCGAAAAAAGTTTACACTGTTAATTCTGATTTTGAAATTGTGTGCGAGGGAAAGGTTAGCGGTTTAGCTAAGTATGTTGATTTAGATATTAAGATAGGATATGAAGAGCAGAGAGATATTGATGTAAAAGCTGAAAAGGAAAAATTTGTATATGCAATAGAAACCGTAAGAAAAGAGATATTGAAACAAAAAAAGAAAATGGAAGAAAAAAAAGTTTCTAATGATGCTTCTTTTATATTTGATTCACATTTATCTATGCTTTTAGATGAGGCTGTTATTAATGATGTAGATAGTTTGCTTGATACTTCTAAACATACTGCTTTATATTTGTATACTAATATTATGCAAAATATGTATGATTGTTTTAATGAGTTTGATGATTTATATATGGTAGAGAGAAAATATGATATTCAGGATATTTTAAATCAAGTTTTATCTGTAATGTTAGATAAGAAAATACAATTGCCTGATGATAAAGATATTATATTGATATCAGATAATATTTATGTGTCAAACATTGCTAATTTTTCTAACAATATTAAAGGTGTTATATCATTGAATGGAAGTTCTATTTCTCATTCTGCTATACTTTTGAAGGAATTAAATATGCCTTATATAGTTTATAAAGATGCTAAGAAGTTTGACGGAAAAAATATTGTAATAGATACTAATAATAAAGATATAATTTATTTGAATAATTAA
- a CDS encoding ankyrin repeat domain-containing protein, translating to MEYSTIIIIVIVGLVILTPILKRAFKNIRLDSNSDNIHIACLYGDLKKIKALLRSGININARDFSNKTPLMYAAEDGAIETVNFLLDNGANLDDVDVRNESALIIALKNYNIHVAKILIENGANLGIKNEEDKDALQLANEIDSKEIIELIKNKLGN from the coding sequence ATGGAATACAGTACTATAATAATTATCGTAATAGTTGGTCTTGTTATACTTACACCCATATTAAAACGAGCTTTTAAAAATATTAGGCTAGATTCTAATAGTGATAATATACATATAGCTTGTTTGTATGGGGATTTAAAAAAGATTAAAGCTTTACTTAGGTCTGGTATAAATATTAATGCTAGGGACTTTAGTAATAAAACTCCTCTTATGTATGCTGCTGAAGACGGTGCTATTGAGACTGTGAATTTTCTTTTAGATAATGGTGCTAATTTAGATGATGTTGATGTTAGAAATGAATCTGCTTTGATAATAGCTTTAAAAAATTATAATATTCATGTGGCAAAAATATTAATAGAAAACGGTGCTAATTTAGGCATTAAAAATGAGGAAGATAAAGATGCCTTACAATTAGCTAATGAGATTGATTCTAAAGAGATTATAGAACTTATTAAAAACAAATTAGGCAATTAA
- a CDS encoding ankyrin repeat domain-containing protein — protein sequence MKRILFIILIVLSVVLFSCKKESEVSVNNNNKVYVSDPNNIYHKEYTNVVKVNGKFVDTKSAYAFAYEGREEGEYSEEYDIFDAIRNHSLKRVAELIENDNQLINDTISTDESEYSEFMDDSYSIDGATPLIFAIFYRDLGIMKYLLDNNADPYIKDEDGWNAFLWACGTGSAEEVKMLVQAHPDLVDSRNIYDANGLHIASLNDNLEVIKYLVNDLDFDINSTDEDGDGVLYYANDTETTELLESLGAEN from the coding sequence ATGAAAAGAATATTGTTTATTATTTTGATAGTATTATCTGTTGTTTTATTTTCTTGTAAGAAAGAATCTGAAGTTTCAGTTAATAATAATAATAAAGTGTATGTTAGTGACCCTAATAATATATATCATAAAGAGTATACTAATGTTGTGAAAGTAAATGGTAAGTTTGTTGATACTAAGAGTGCTTATGCATTTGCTTATGAAGGCAGAGAAGAGGGGGAATATAGTGAAGAGTATGATATATTTGATGCTATAAGAAATCACAGTTTAAAAAGGGTGGCAGAATTAATAGAGAATGATAATCAATTAATTAATGATACTATAAGTACAGATGAAAGCGAGTATAGCGAGTTTATGGACGATAGTTATAGCATTGATGGAGCTACTCCTTTAATATTTGCTATATTTTATAGAGATTTGGGTATAATGAAATATCTACTTGACAATAATGCTGACCCTTATATTAAAGATGAAGATGGGTGGAATGCTTTTTTATGGGCTTGCGGTACTGGAAGTGCGGAGGAAGTAAAAATGTTAGTTCAAGCTCATCCTGATTTAGTTGATTCCAGAAATATTTATGATGCTAATGGGCTTCATATTGCTTCTTTGAATGATAATTTAGAAGTTATTAAATATTTGGTTAATGATTTGGATTTTGATATTAACAGCACTGATGAAGACGGAGATGGTGTTTTATATTATGCTAATGATACTGAGACTACTGAGCTTTTAGAGAGTTTAGGTGCTGAAAATTAA
- the galE gene encoding UDP-glucose 4-epimerase GalE: protein MAVLVCGGAGYIGSHVVRELLKQNIETVVIDSLEYGHKEAIKDCKNFYQGNIGDSALLDEIFAKHNIDSVMHLCAYIEVGESVQNPAKYYHNNVSNSINLLNAMLRAKVKNFIFSSTAAVYGEPEAIPLKEDCRKEPTNPYGDSKLALEKILAWYTKAYDFNYVALRYFNASGAHPDGDIGEDHNPESHLIPLILQVPLGKRENIKIFGDDYPTPDGTCLRDYIHVCDLALAHIAAMNYLKNGGKSVACNLGNGNGFSVKEVIEVARKVTGHAIPAEVCPRRAGDSSELIASSDRAKEVLGWTPTIDSLEKIVETAWNWHKNHPNGYKK, encoded by the coding sequence ATGGCTGTATTAGTTTGCGGAGGAGCTGGTTATATTGGTTCGCATGTGGTGCGTGAACTTTTAAAACAGAATATAGAAACTGTTGTAATAGATTCACTTGAGTATGGACATAAAGAGGCTATTAAAGATTGTAAGAACTTTTATCAGGGAAACATTGGAGATAGTGCTTTACTTGATGAAATATTTGCTAAACATAATATTGATTCTGTTATGCATTTATGTGCTTATATAGAAGTTGGAGAGAGCGTACAAAATCCTGCTAAATATTATCATAACAATGTATCTAACTCTATAAATTTACTTAACGCTATGCTTAGAGCTAAAGTAAAGAACTTTATATTTTCTTCTACTGCTGCTGTTTATGGAGAGCCTGAAGCTATTCCTCTAAAAGAAGATTGCAGAAAAGAGCCTACTAATCCTTATGGAGACAGTAAGCTTGCATTAGAGAAAATACTTGCTTGGTATACAAAAGCTTATGATTTTAATTATGTTGCTTTGAGATATTTTAATGCTTCTGGTGCTCACCCTGACGGAGACATTGGAGAAGACCATAACCCAGAATCGCATTTAATACCTTTAATACTTCAAGTTCCTCTCGGAAAAAGAGAAAACATAAAAATATTTGGTGATGATTATCCTACACCTGACGGTACTTGTTTGAGAGATTATATACATGTATGCGATTTAGCTTTGGCACATATTGCTGCTATGAATTATCTTAAAAATGGCGGTAAGAGTGTTGCTTGTAATTTGGGTAATGGAAACGGATTTAGTGTAAAAGAGGTTATAGAGGTGGCTAGAAAAGTAACAGGTCATGCTATACCTGCAGAAGTTTGTCCGAGAAGGGCAGGGGATTCATCTGAACTTATTGCTAGCAGTGATAGGGCTAAAGAGGTGTTGGGTTGGACTCCTACTATAGACTCATTAGAGAAAATAGTTGAAACTGCTTGGAATTGGCATAAAAATCACCCTAATGGTTATAAGAAATAA
- the rlmB gene encoding 23S rRNA (guanosine(2251)-2'-O)-methyltransferase RlmB, with the protein MFISSKNAIVEALSKDLVDVIYIKFPISKREKEIIKLAERKKVLIKNVDKREMESIVGKVYSIAASVKENAEIGIDVFLDRALEKTSTPLIFILDSITDVHNLGAIIRNAYFFDLGGIIIPKDNAAPINEKVYEISAGAAYHLPISIETNLNRVIDIMKEKGFWVYYASEKGDTSLENFKFDTPTAIILGNEHSGVRESLKKNSDGSIIIRAQSDFDSLNVSAASAIISYAYSVYKK; encoded by the coding sequence ATGTTTATTAGTTCAAAAAATGCTATAGTTGAAGCTCTATCTAAAGACTTGGTTGATGTTATTTATATAAAATTTCCTATATCTAAAAGAGAAAAAGAAATTATTAAGCTTGCCGAGAGAAAGAAGGTTTTAATAAAAAATGTTGATAAAAGAGAGATGGAAAGCATTGTAGGGAAGGTTTATTCTATTGCTGCGAGTGTGAAAGAAAATGCTGAGATAGGTATTGATGTTTTTTTGGATAGGGCTTTAGAAAAAACTAGTACACCGCTCATATTTATACTTGATTCTATAACTGATGTTCATAATTTGGGTGCCATTATAAGAAATGCATATTTTTTTGATTTGGGCGGAATTATTATACCTAAAGACAATGCTGCTCCTATAAATGAAAAGGTTTATGAGATATCGGCTGGTGCTGCCTATCATTTGCCTATATCAATAGAGACCAATCTTAATAGGGTTATTGATATAATGAAAGAGAAAGGTTTTTGGGTATATTATGCGAGCGAGAAGGGCGACACATCATTAGAAAATTTTAAATTTGACACACCTACAGCTATTATACTTGGAAATGAGCATAGCGGAGTAAGGGAGAGTTTGAAGAAGAATTCTGACGGCAGCATTATAATAAGAGCCCAGAGCGATTTTGATTCACTTAATGTATCAGCAGCATCCGCTATAATATCTTACGCTTATTCTGTGTATAAGAAATAA
- a CDS encoding tetratricopeptide repeat protein, with amino-acid sequence MSDNNTNTENTNNNTNNDNNNTKEKNKSNKKNIIIDFFKRHFSFMLYSIICIIFLLVLICKYSKYTNESKALIENSIKQFELNSQTQLSNYYEFLKETVTNESFESKEFIKNTLEEAFKPNIDLLRETLKDSKDFSINTVTFWLAFLSLIMIIFTILGIYANNKIMESNQKQSELIIEKTEFESNQTLKELNEKAKEIEETLKKIEQQTKQSEKNANRAKVSELFNRAWTEDNKNNKEKAIKLYTEIIDKYNPNDIDSLNNRGILYSDKYRETKKEEYFNKALDDYNKVLNINKNNIDTLNNRGNLYANKYEIIKGEKYFNKALDDYNKVLSINKNNIDALNNIATLYSYKYRETKKEKYFNKALNDYNKVLSINKNRIGVFNNRGVLYSDKYKETKEEEYFNKSLEDYNKVLNINKNDINALNNRGNLYSDKYEESKEEEYFNKSLEDYNKVLNINKNDINALNNRGNLYSDKYEESKEEEYFNKALEDYNKILNINENNINALNNRGNLYANKYRETKEEEYFNKALEDYNKVLSINKNNPYIYQNMSFLYLNHYEVNKKENEESLMQAEKYLNKGLKLYPNNLELINNYGILLYLKYKENKIIDNLNNSEEYLKKSINKSRVKEDIGETYYYLHLAYKEYYKLGKKISGYSKKECENKSKEYLKQSEDSGYKHFMDK; translated from the coding sequence ATGTCTGATAATAATACCAACACAGAAAATACTAATAACAATACAAATAATGATAACAACAATACCAAAGAAAAAAACAAATCTAATAAAAAAAATATAATAATAGATTTTTTTAAAAGGCATTTTAGTTTTATGCTATATTCTATAATATGCATAATATTTTTGTTAGTTCTGATATGCAAATATTCTAAATACACAAATGAAAGTAAAGCCCTAATAGAAAATAGCATCAAACAATTTGAATTAAACTCGCAAACACAACTAAGCAATTATTATGAATTCCTAAAAGAAACGGTCACAAATGAAAGTTTTGAAAGCAAAGAGTTTATAAAAAATACACTCGAAGAAGCATTCAAACCCAACATTGATTTACTTAGAGAAACGCTAAAAGATAGCAAAGACTTTTCAATAAATACAGTAACTTTCTGGCTAGCATTTTTATCTTTAATAATGATAATATTTACAATATTGGGCATATACGCGAACAATAAAATAATGGAGAGCAACCAAAAGCAATCGGAATTGATTATAGAAAAAACTGAATTTGAATCAAACCAAACCTTAAAAGAACTAAATGAAAAAGCTAAAGAAATAGAAGAAACATTAAAGAAAATAGAACAACAAACAAAACAATCAGAAAAAAATGCTAATAGAGCTAAAGTAAGTGAATTATTTAATAGAGCTTGGACAGAAGACAATAAAAATAATAAAGAAAAAGCTATAAAATTATATACTGAAATAATAGATAAATATAATCCAAACGATATAGATTCTTTGAATAATAGAGGTATTTTGTATTCAGATAAATACAGAGAAACTAAAAAAGAAGAATATTTTAATAAAGCTTTAGATGATTATAATAAAGTGTTAAATATCAATAAAAATAATATTGATACTTTAAATAATAGGGGAAATTTATATGCAAATAAATATGAAATAATTAAAGGAGAAAAATATTTTAATAAAGCCTTAGATGATTATAATAAAGTATTAAGTATCAATAAAAATAATATTGATGCTTTAAATAACATAGCTACTCTATATTCATATAAATATAGAGAAACTAAAAAAGAAAAATATTTTAATAAAGCCTTAAATGATTATAATAAAGTATTAAGTATTAATAAAAATCGTATAGGAGTTTTTAATAATAGAGGTGTTTTGTATTCAGATAAATACAAAGAAACTAAAGAAGAAGAATATTTTAATAAATCCTTAGAGGATTATAATAAAGTGTTAAATATCAATAAAAATGATATTAATGCTTTAAATAACAGAGGTAATTTATATTCAGATAAATATGAAGAAAGTAAAGAAGAAGAATATTTTAATAAATCCTTAGAGGATTATAATAAAGTGTTAAATATCAATAAAAATGATATTAATGCTTTAAATAACAGAGGTAATTTATATTCAGATAAATATGAAGAAAGTAAAGAAGAAGAATATTTTAATAAGGCTTTAGAGGATTATAATAAAATATTAAATATTAATGAAAATAATATTAATGCTTTAAATAATAGAGGTAATTTATATGCTAACAAATATAGAGAAACTAAAGAAGAAGAATATTTTAATAAGGCTTTAGAGGATTATAATAAAGTGTTAAGTATCAATAAAAATAATCCTTACATATATCAGAATATGTCCTTTTTATATTTAAATCATTATGAGGTAAATAAAAAAGAAAATGAAGAAAGTTTAATGCAAGCAGAAAAATATTTAAATAAAGGATTAAAGTTATATCCTAACAATTTAGAATTGATAAATAATTATGGTATATTATTGTATTTAAAATACAAAGAAAATAAAATAATTGATAATTTAAATAATTCTGAAGAATATTTGAAAAAATCTATAAATAAAAGCAGAGTAAAAGAAGATATAGGAGAAACCTACTACTATTTACATCTTGCATATAAAGAATACTATAAACTTGGTAAAAAGATAAGCGGTTACTCAAAAAAAGAATGCGAAAATAAAAGTAAAGAATATCTTAAACAGTCAGAAGATTCAGGATATAAGCACTTTATGGATAAATAA